In the genome of Pseudomonas sp. P5_109, one region contains:
- a CDS encoding type VI secretion system Vgr family protein: protein MNSITDTALASFVQPLSQAGRLLQLTTPQGQELFALRAHARERLGRVPRYTVDVINQATVFDPEQLIGQAVQLSIKLDDGSLSPRHGWVESVRYLGSDGGLDDWQLVFAPWFSLLEYRVDCRIWQEVSLPDILAQVFQHYSQARGAYRFELSREYPLLSYVTQFNETDAHFVQRWCEQEGLFWYVEHALDSHCIVFTDSAMLLPTLNPSALRFHTQQAADRQDSITQWSPGARLLNGLVQSSSSDYLCHARSQITRTPALPASSAPPDLERYQYRGQYAWQNPDRGDWLSRVQIEQDESAARRIHGQGGVRQMQPGHGFELTQHPLYESRTPKERQFLIIAVEFFAQSNLPVGTQRASPPGSLKALFESEQRQSMHEVDSEGFYLNRFETQRLDIAYRSPFVHAKPANPGPQTAVVVAPSGREVFTDQLNRICVRFHWDRLLKDGELGSCWLRMMQASSGEGWGSVNVPRSGEEVVVTFLDNDIDRPLVMGQVYGGHKPAWHSSGLMSGYKSQEIKGLGYNQWVMDDSTGQIRTQIHSSHGHSQLNLGYLIDQQGNQRGALRGTGFELRTDAYGALRAQQGLYLSTWPRTKAQGGQVDVEEARTQLINAQERVKALSEAARQHNALPMQGSVDSLGQLDVDTRLDYGSEGKHLTGNQRQPRNGGDTDAAISSGGRGRTAGFHKPLLIASAPADIVTATPQNTHIHSGKQLTLSSGEDINLASGQSLLASVAQSISLFAKAAGAKLFAAKGKIEIQAQSDAIELTAQDSVRITSTGRSVEIAAQDEILLTSGGAYIRIKDGNIDIHAPGTVDVRGVKKSFRGPAQLNRDNPAWPTGSVSQTLALAVGQSSAAGFQPWAGMPYTLFADGVQAAKGVMDTSGRIAVDHHVTTRRYHIELANGVSYEVPVGGAYLGEPGNAQRANQGFHRHEQQPRPGDTPPDSSSGFRQTYAQLNTAEPEA from the coding sequence GTGAATTCAATCACAGACACGGCATTGGCTTCGTTTGTCCAGCCATTGAGCCAGGCCGGACGCCTGTTGCAACTGACGACGCCCCAAGGGCAGGAGCTGTTCGCGCTGCGAGCCCATGCCCGGGAGCGGCTGGGCCGGGTGCCTCGCTACACGGTTGACGTGATCAACCAGGCGACGGTGTTCGACCCCGAACAACTGATTGGTCAGGCGGTCCAACTGAGCATCAAGCTGGACGACGGCAGTTTGAGCCCAAGGCATGGCTGGGTGGAAAGCGTGCGCTACCTGGGAAGTGACGGCGGTCTGGACGATTGGCAACTGGTCTTCGCTCCCTGGTTCAGCCTGCTGGAATACCGTGTGGATTGCAGGATCTGGCAGGAGGTGAGCCTTCCCGACATCCTCGCCCAGGTGTTCCAGCACTACAGCCAGGCGCGTGGCGCGTACCGCTTCGAACTGTCACGGGAATATCCGCTGCTGTCCTACGTCACCCAGTTCAACGAGACCGATGCCCATTTCGTGCAGCGCTGGTGCGAACAGGAAGGTTTGTTCTGGTACGTGGAACACGCGCTTGATAGCCACTGCATCGTCTTCACTGACAGCGCCATGCTTTTACCGACCTTGAACCCATCTGCCTTGCGTTTTCATACGCAACAGGCCGCTGACCGGCAAGACAGCATTACTCAATGGAGCCCCGGAGCCCGATTGCTCAATGGCCTGGTGCAATCAAGCAGCAGCGACTACCTCTGTCATGCCCGATCACAAATCACCCGAACCCCGGCGCTGCCAGCATCTTCGGCGCCACCAGACCTCGAGCGTTATCAATACCGTGGGCAATATGCCTGGCAAAACCCGGACCGTGGCGACTGGCTGAGCCGCGTGCAGATTGAGCAGGACGAATCGGCTGCCAGACGCATCCATGGGCAAGGTGGCGTGCGCCAGATGCAACCGGGTCATGGTTTCGAGCTGACCCAACATCCGTTGTATGAATCCAGGACGCCCAAGGAACGCCAGTTCCTGATCATCGCGGTCGAGTTTTTTGCCCAGAGCAACCTGCCGGTCGGCACGCAGCGAGCAAGCCCGCCCGGTAGCCTGAAAGCGCTTTTCGAATCCGAGCAGCGTCAGTCGATGCACGAAGTGGATAGCGAAGGCTTTTACCTGAACCGCTTCGAGACCCAGCGACTGGACATTGCTTATCGCAGCCCTTTCGTTCATGCCAAACCGGCCAACCCCGGCCCGCAGACCGCCGTCGTCGTGGCCCCGAGCGGTCGCGAGGTCTTTACCGACCAGCTCAACCGTATCTGCGTACGTTTTCATTGGGACCGTCTGCTCAAGGATGGCGAACTGGGCTCATGCTGGCTGCGCATGATGCAGGCCAGCAGTGGCGAGGGCTGGGGCAGCGTGAACGTGCCTCGCTCGGGGGAAGAGGTCGTGGTGACGTTCCTCGACAACGACATCGACCGCCCCCTGGTGATGGGGCAGGTCTATGGCGGACACAAGCCCGCCTGGCACTCAAGCGGGTTGATGAGCGGTTACAAGAGCCAGGAGATCAAAGGACTTGGTTACAACCAGTGGGTGATGGACGACTCCACCGGCCAGATACGGACCCAGATCCACAGCAGCCATGGCCACAGCCAGTTGAACCTCGGTTATCTAATCGACCAGCAGGGCAATCAGCGTGGCGCCCTGCGGGGTACAGGTTTTGAGTTGCGCACCGATGCCTACGGTGCCTTGCGCGCGCAGCAGGGTTTGTATCTCAGCACCTGGCCACGCACCAAAGCGCAAGGCGGCCAGGTCGATGTCGAGGAAGCCCGCACGCAACTGATAAACGCCCAGGAGCGGGTCAAGGCATTGTCCGAGGCCGCTCGCCAGCACAATGCCCTGCCGATGCAGGGAAGTGTCGACAGCCTCGGTCAACTTGATGTCGATACTCGGCTGGACTATGGCAGTGAAGGCAAACACCTCACCGGCAATCAACGACAACCACGCAATGGCGGTGACACCGATGCGGCGATCAGCAGTGGTGGCCGTGGCCGCACGGCGGGCTTTCACAAGCCGCTATTGATCGCCTCAGCGCCTGCCGACATCGTCACCGCGACGCCGCAAAATACCCACATTCATAGCGGCAAGCAGTTGACCTTGTCGAGCGGAGAAGACATCAACCTTGCCAGCGGCCAGTCATTGCTGGCCAGTGTTGCTCAAAGCATCAGCCTGTTCGCCAAGGCAGCGGGCGCCAAGCTGTTCGCGGCCAAAGGCAAGATTGAAATACAGGCACAGAGCGATGCCATCGAGCTCACCGCCCAGGACAGCGTGCGTATCACTTCGACCGGGCGTTCCGTCGAAATTGCCGCTCAGGATGAAATTCTGCTGACCAGCGGCGGCGCTTACATTCGCATCAAGGACGGCAACATCGACATCCATGCGCCTGGCACCGTTGATGTAAGGGGCGTGAAAAAGTCCTTCAGGGGCCCGGCACAACTCAACCGCGACAACCCGGCGTGGCCAACGGGCTCGGTCAGTCAGACGCTGGCATTGGCGGTCGGGCAAAGCAGCGCCGCAGGTTTTCAGCCGTGGGCGGGCATGCCTTACACACTCTTTGCCGATGGGGTTCAGGCCGCAAAAGGTGTCATGGATACCAGTGGCCGGATTGCCGTCGACCACCACGTCACCACCCGCCGTTATCACATCGAACTGGCCAACGGCGTCAGCTACGAGGTGCCGGTGGGCGGCGCTTACCTGGGAGAGCCGGGCAATGCCCAACGGGCCAACCAGGGTTTCCACCGTCATGAGCAACAACCTCGACCGGGCGATACGCCGCCAGACAGCTCCAGCGGGTTCCGCCAGACCTATGCCCAATTGAACACTGCAGAACCGGAGGCTTGA
- a CDS encoding ParA family protein produces the protein MRVWAVANQKGGVGKTTSSIALAGLLAEAGKRVVVVDLDPHGSMTSYFGYDPDTLEHSNYDLFLHKGNVPQGLPGQLLLSTSDERISLLPSSTALATLERQSPGQSGLGLVIAKSLAQLWQDFDYAVIDSPPLLGVLMVNALAASQQLVIPVQTEHLAVKGLERMVNTLAMINRSRKQALPFTIVPTLFDRRTQASLSTLRVLRDKFPDEIWQGYIPVDTRLRDASRAGLTPSQFDGKSRGVLAYRALLKHLLAAQLVPQVA, from the coding sequence ATGAGAGTCTGGGCAGTCGCCAATCAAAAGGGTGGTGTCGGTAAAACCACTTCCTCCATCGCTTTAGCCGGGTTGCTGGCCGAGGCGGGCAAGCGCGTGGTCGTGGTCGATCTCGACCCTCATGGCTCCATGACCAGCTACTTCGGTTACGACCCCGACACCCTGGAACACAGCAACTACGATCTGTTCCTGCACAAGGGCAACGTGCCCCAAGGCCTGCCGGGTCAACTGCTGCTGTCGACCAGCGACGAACGCATCTCCCTGTTGCCCTCCAGCACCGCGCTGGCCACCCTTGAGCGCCAGTCGCCGGGGCAGAGCGGTTTGGGCCTGGTGATTGCCAAGAGCCTGGCGCAACTGTGGCAGGACTTCGATTACGCGGTGATCGACAGCCCGCCATTGCTCGGCGTGCTGATGGTCAATGCCTTGGCGGCGAGCCAGCAACTGGTGATTCCGGTGCAGACCGAACACCTGGCGGTCAAGGGCCTCGAGCGCATGGTCAACACCCTGGCGATGATCAACCGCTCACGCAAACAGGCATTGCCATTCACCATCGTGCCGACCTTGTTTGACCGGCGCACCCAGGCGTCCCTCAGCACATTGCGCGTGCTGCGCGACAAATTCCCCGACGAAATCTGGCAAGGCTATATCCCGGTGGACACGCGCCTGCGCGATGCCAGCCGTGCCGGGTTGACACCTTCGCAGTTCGACGGCAAGAGCCGTGGCGTTCTCGCCTACCGTGCATTGCTCAAGCATCTGCTGGCGGCACAACTCGTTCCGCAGGTGGCCTGA
- a CDS encoding DUF2802 domain-containing protein codes for MILEVAVIVLFLFWAGTLAMFLAYIRAQKQIAVQQAKGDALRDQRIKDLGKRVDDYQNGNVRMGEDLHELRAIVAPLPDKLAQLEQRDPSSLSFAQAARLVGMGASVNELTQSCGLTQAEAELMSKLHKN; via the coding sequence TTGATTCTCGAGGTTGCGGTCATTGTCCTGTTCCTGTTTTGGGCAGGTACGCTGGCAATGTTCCTGGCGTACATTCGCGCCCAGAAGCAGATCGCCGTGCAACAGGCCAAGGGTGATGCGCTGCGTGACCAGCGCATCAAGGACCTGGGCAAACGCGTCGACGACTACCAGAACGGCAACGTGCGCATGGGCGAAGACCTGCATGAATTGCGGGCGATCGTTGCGCCATTGCCGGACAAACTCGCTCAGCTGGAACAACGCGACCCCTCGAGCCTGTCGTTCGCCCAGGCGGCGCGACTGGTCGGGATGGGCGCCAGCGTCAACGAACTGACCCAGTCCTGTGGCTTGACCCAGGCTGAGGCGGAGTTGATGAGCAAGTTGCACAAGAACTGA
- a CDS encoding DUF6396 domain-containing protein produces the protein MKKIVLVSLLCFFVLACSKKEERMPESSQTDFAYSRLKFKCVYERDSLPALNQDADILYRYGLYLEKRKGQKDYDEIARYYRIAAAHDHYKAATNLQFMLSTGQSRSPDASKEVIDLAEYYVAQGIPGAYYDMAHYLELGYGVKQDVAASRAYFRRSADLGNPDAQYYIGRLLSYVPNTADIIQAMYKCAMEQGNRLAGRYYSSYSKVTGNYQEALRGYQTATRNGDDLSAYSLANAFKGPPASNELNYLALQQDDERVDRYNKISDFLTRHEHLGAKMPDLDDIVPLPPATLPEWDGTFQWKRERDSAVPIVPSVELIEKLSVEKGLDPATGLPLPKPTGNT, from the coding sequence ATGAAAAAAATAGTTCTCGTTTCATTGTTGTGTTTTTTTGTGTTGGCTTGTTCAAAAAAGGAAGAAAGGATGCCCGAATCTTCGCAAACAGACTTTGCCTACAGCAGATTGAAATTTAAGTGCGTATATGAGCGTGATTCGTTACCGGCGTTGAATCAGGATGCGGACATTCTCTATAGGTATGGCCTTTACCTGGAAAAGCGAAAAGGACAAAAGGATTACGACGAGATAGCCCGCTACTATCGTATCGCGGCAGCCCACGACCACTACAAGGCCGCGACCAATTTGCAATTTATGCTGTCAACCGGACAATCCCGCTCTCCTGACGCCAGTAAAGAGGTCATCGATCTAGCCGAATACTACGTTGCTCAAGGCATTCCTGGGGCTTATTACGATATGGCGCATTACCTAGAGTTGGGCTATGGCGTCAAACAGGATGTCGCGGCCTCTAGGGCTTACTTTCGTCGGTCGGCTGACTTGGGGAATCCGGACGCTCAGTATTACATAGGCAGACTACTGTCATATGTACCAAATACGGCCGATATTATACAGGCGATGTACAAGTGTGCGATGGAACAAGGTAATAGATTGGCGGGAAGATATTATTCAAGCTACTCGAAAGTCACCGGGAATTATCAAGAGGCGCTACGCGGCTACCAGACAGCTACCCGAAATGGCGACGATCTGAGTGCGTATAGTCTCGCTAATGCATTCAAAGGACCACCTGCTTCCAATGAACTAAACTATCTGGCTTTACAGCAAGATGACGAGCGCGTCGATCGATACAATAAAATCAGCGACTTCCTGACGCGACACGAACACCTCGGGGCAAAAATGCCCGACCTGGATGACATCGTCCCGCTCCCACCTGCGACCCTCCCTGAGTGGGACGGTACCTTCCAATGGAAACGAGAGCGTGATTCGGCTGTTCCCATCGTTCCATCAGTAGAGCTGATCGAAAAACTAAGCGTTGAAAAGGGACTTGATCCCGCCACGGGCTTGCCGCTGCCAAAACCCACCGGGAATACCTGA
- a CDS encoding chemotaxis protein CheW: MNDKATTAKGSEDPILQWVTFKLDNETYGINVMRVQEVLRYTEIAPVPGAPSYVLGIINLRGNVVTVIDTRQRFGLMNAEISDNTRIVIIEADKQVVGIMVDSVAEVVYLRQSEIETAPNVGNEESAKFIQGVCNKNNELLILVELDKMMSEEEWSELESI, from the coding sequence ATGAATGATAAGGCGACGACGGCAAAGGGTTCCGAAGATCCGATCCTGCAATGGGTCACCTTCAAGCTGGACAACGAGACCTACGGCATCAACGTGATGCGCGTCCAGGAAGTCCTGCGCTACACCGAAATCGCCCCGGTCCCGGGTGCGCCGAGTTACGTGCTGGGCATCATCAACCTGCGCGGCAACGTCGTCACCGTGATCGACACCCGCCAGCGCTTCGGCCTGATGAATGCCGAGATCAGCGACAACACCCGTATCGTCATCATCGAAGCCGACAAGCAAGTGGTCGGGATCATGGTCGACAGCGTGGCCGAAGTGGTTTACCTGCGTCAGTCGGAAATCGAAACCGCGCCGAACGTGGGTAATGAAGAGTCCGCCAAGTTCATTCAAGGCGTGTGCAACAAGAACAACGAATTGCTCATCCTGGTCGAGCTGGACAAGATGATGAGCGAAGAAGAATGGTCGGAACTGGAGAGTATCTGA
- a CDS encoding phospholipase D-like domain-containing protein: MTTPTITVPIATSKTTSCQLNLPWFVQCTEYVPAPATFEPLVNGERAFSSVYDAISAAKTSVEIICWGFQPSMYFKRGDTGSLCIGDLLIKKALEGVQVRILCWYDTLRLAQTSENPTPGDNVTNWFGKYKQNRNDVQIEYDKMWYRQIRLAYTGAETGPIELGQRFFRLMRWGNDPSLSIKNIEFVTRDFGLLDRAEIAWRLTLKALDKDRDTTNKVMSSVAMVAEPSHHQKMVLVDYEQPEVAVGFVMGHNTLDAYWDNDDHSHVRHHAQFGRNGETPRQDISSRVSGPVLEFLNDNFCAAWKKETRVDLLGPRQHLAGQLRLRPGYGPPVMAQILRTQSQENIRDIEKVYLKAVNNTTRFIYIENQYFRWPPLADKIKSVVQNLLKGGRDLEKDGPLYLFVVTNSSSEAMGDGSVNTFRMLKQLGRPELMPGVARAERRDGLQAELDQAKLAERLASINARIFKDQRDTEHDPAAARYYETLKDKRERARARVAQLEKEFPQQDQAVISPTEIPGLKVHICTLVAPDSPPENWMDVYVHSKLMIVDDVFTTLGSANINTRSMQVDSELNICIEDPAVTRPLREHLFGVHTGDKTIGADMAEIFKKWNEILVENNARRLQGLQRETVMTSTSPVASLVEFLQESPVRKNLD; the protein is encoded by the coding sequence ATGACCACACCCACGATCACAGTCCCGATCGCCACGAGCAAGACCACCTCCTGCCAGCTCAACCTGCCGTGGTTCGTACAGTGCACCGAATACGTCCCGGCGCCCGCCACCTTCGAGCCGCTGGTGAATGGCGAGCGCGCCTTCAGCTCGGTGTATGACGCCATCTCGGCCGCCAAAACCAGCGTGGAAATCATCTGTTGGGGGTTTCAGCCGTCGATGTACTTCAAGCGCGGCGATACCGGTTCGCTGTGCATCGGCGATCTGTTGATCAAGAAAGCCCTTGAAGGCGTTCAAGTCCGAATCCTGTGTTGGTACGACACGTTGCGCCTCGCCCAGACCTCGGAAAACCCGACGCCCGGTGACAACGTCACCAACTGGTTCGGCAAGTACAAGCAGAACCGCAACGACGTACAAATCGAATATGACAAGATGTGGTATCGCCAGATCCGGCTGGCCTACACGGGCGCCGAAACCGGCCCCATCGAGCTGGGCCAGCGTTTCTTTCGCCTGATGCGATGGGGCAATGACCCCTCTCTGAGCATCAAGAACATCGAATTCGTCACTCGCGACTTCGGCCTGCTGGATCGTGCAGAAATTGCCTGGCGCCTGACCTTGAAGGCACTGGACAAGGATCGCGACACGACCAACAAAGTCATGAGTTCGGTGGCCATGGTTGCCGAGCCGAGCCACCACCAGAAAATGGTGCTGGTGGACTACGAGCAACCGGAGGTCGCCGTCGGGTTCGTGATGGGGCACAACACGCTGGATGCCTATTGGGACAATGATGATCACAGCCATGTGCGACACCATGCGCAGTTCGGACGCAACGGCGAAACGCCCCGGCAGGATATTTCCAGCCGAGTGAGCGGTCCGGTGCTTGAGTTCTTGAACGACAACTTCTGCGCCGCCTGGAAAAAAGAAACCCGCGTCGACCTGCTCGGCCCTCGTCAACACCTCGCCGGACAACTGCGCCTGCGCCCAGGCTACGGCCCTCCCGTCATGGCGCAGATACTCAGGACCCAAAGCCAGGAAAACATCCGTGACATCGAGAAGGTCTACCTGAAGGCCGTCAACAACACGACCCGATTCATCTACATCGAGAACCAGTACTTTCGCTGGCCACCGCTGGCGGACAAGATCAAGAGCGTCGTGCAAAACCTTCTCAAAGGCGGGCGCGATCTTGAAAAAGACGGGCCGCTGTACCTGTTCGTCGTGACCAACTCCTCCAGCGAAGCCATGGGCGATGGCTCGGTCAATACTTTCCGCATGTTGAAGCAGTTGGGCCGCCCGGAGTTGATGCCGGGTGTCGCCAGGGCCGAACGGCGTGACGGTCTACAGGCCGAACTTGACCAAGCCAAGCTGGCCGAGCGCCTGGCTTCCATCAATGCGCGCATTTTCAAGGATCAACGCGATACCGAGCATGACCCGGCGGCGGCTCGGTACTACGAAACCTTGAAAGACAAGCGGGAACGCGCACGCGCCAGGGTTGCGCAGCTTGAAAAAGAGTTTCCCCAGCAAGACCAGGCCGTCATATCACCCACGGAAATTCCCGGCCTGAAAGTGCACATTTGTACCCTGGTGGCACCTGATTCCCCGCCTGAAAACTGGATGGATGTGTATGTGCACAGCAAGTTGATGATCGTCGATGACGTGTTCACCACGCTGGGTTCCGCGAACATCAATACGCGCAGTATGCAGGTGGACAGTGAGTTGAATATTTGTATTGAGGATCCTGCGGTGACGAGGCCGTTGAGGGAGCATTTGTTTGGGGTGCATACGGGGGACAAAACCATTGGCGCTGACATGGCTGAGATATTTAAAAAATGGAATGAGATTCTTGTAGAAAATAACGCCCGAAGATTGCAAGGTCTGCAAAGAGAAACTGTGATGACTTCAACGTCGCCGGTTGCATCATTGGTTGAGTTTCTACAAGAGAGTCCTGTCAGGAAGAATTTGGACTAA
- a CDS encoding DUF6396 domain-containing protein yields the protein MPGYLISKRMGASRPLLALFGLLMITACSKEEEQMPDAASVDFAYSRLEFKCAYERDSLPVLNQDADVLYRYGLYLEKSKGQKDYDEIARYYRIAAAHDHYKAATNLQFLLSTGQARSPDASKEVIDLAEFYIAQGIPGAYYDMAHYLELGYGVKQDVAASRAYFRRAADLGNPDAQYYIGRLLSYVPNTAETMLAMYKCAMEQGNHSAGRNYAIYSQGSELYQEALQGFQIAIRNGDDSSASQLASAFEGPPASDELYYLAVKQDGERVDRYNKISDFLTRHEHLGAKMPDLDDIVPLPPATLPEWDGTFQWKRERDSAVPIVPSAELIEKLSAEKGLDPATGLPLPKTAGNL from the coding sequence ATGCCGGGATATTTAATAAGCAAACGGATGGGGGCGAGTAGGCCGCTGCTGGCATTGTTCGGTCTCTTGATGATCACGGCCTGCTCAAAAGAAGAAGAGCAGATGCCTGATGCCGCATCGGTGGACTTTGCCTACAGTAGACTCGAGTTTAAGTGCGCATATGAGCGCGATTCGTTGCCTGTATTGAATCAGGATGCGGACGTCCTATACCGGTATGGTCTTTACCTGGAAAAGAGTAAAGGGCAGAAGGATTACGACGAAATAGCCCGCTACTATCGTATCGCGGCTGCACACGATCATTATAAGGCCGCGACCAATCTGCAATTCCTGCTGTCAACCGGACAAGCCCGCTCTCCTGACGCGAGTAAAGAGGTCATCGATCTGGCCGAATTTTATATTGCTCAAGGTATCCCGGGGGCTTATTACGATATGGCGCATTACCTGGAGTTGGGTTATGGAGTCAAACAGGATGTCGCGGCCTCCAGAGCCTATTTTCGGCGAGCGGCCGATTTGGGGAATCCGGACGCCCAATACTACATAGGCAGGCTTCTATCCTATGTACCCAATACGGCCGAAACCATGCTGGCGATGTACAAGTGTGCGATGGAACAAGGTAATCACTCGGCGGGAAGAAATTACGCAATTTATTCGCAAGGTTCAGAGCTATACCAAGAAGCTCTACAAGGCTTTCAAATAGCAATTCGCAATGGCGATGACAGCAGTGCTAGTCAACTGGCGAGTGCCTTCGAAGGGCCGCCAGCGTCCGATGAACTGTACTACCTGGCTGTTAAGCAAGATGGCGAGCGCGTTGATCGATACAATAAAATCAGCGACTTCCTGACGCGACACGAACATCTCGGGGCAAAAATGCCCGATCTGGATGACATCGTCCCACTCCCACCTGCGACCCTCCCCGAGTGGGACGGTACCTTCCAATGGAAACGAGAGCGTGACTCGGCTGTTCCCATCGTTCCATCAGCAGAGCTGATCGAGAAACTCAGCGCCGAAAAGGGACTTGATCCCGCCACGGGTTTGCCGCTGCCAAAAACCGCCGGGAACCTCTAA
- a CDS encoding PAAR domain-containing protein: protein MRPIIVIDDPTSDGGRVCEGSPWTDINGLAVARVGDRVLCPHGECMIESGDETLLVDDRAVARDGDLTSCGARLIATQKDTGLL from the coding sequence ATGCGCCCCATCATCGTAATCGACGACCCGACCTCTGATGGAGGGCGGGTGTGTGAAGGATCGCCCTGGACGGATATCAACGGTCTCGCGGTTGCGAGAGTCGGAGATCGAGTCTTGTGTCCGCACGGGGAATGCATGATCGAAAGTGGTGATGAAACACTGCTGGTCGATGACAGGGCGGTTGCTCGTGACGGTGACCTGACTTCCTGCGGTGCAAGGCTGATCGCTACGCAAAAGGACACTGGCCTTCTCTAA
- the motD gene encoding flagellar motor protein MotD, with translation MARRRQHDEHVNHERWLVSYADFITLLFAFFVVMYSISSINEGKYKVISEALVGVFTDSDRSLKPIPIGDERPKTVTPAKPLVKDSDQVDAGVSGASDPLKSIADDISAAFGDLISSNQMTVRGNELWVEIELNSSLLFGSGDAMPSDIAFNIIDKVAAILKPFDNPIHVEGFTDDQPIRTAQYPTNWELSSARSASIVRMLAMQGVNPGRLASVGYGEFQPVANNATAEGRARNRRVVLVVSRNLDVRRSLTGTGTANAQPDAALKRAGTQTAPTPVKSPVRENAVNSPSPVLTR, from the coding sequence ATGGCTCGTCGTCGTCAACATGATGAACATGTAAACCATGAACGTTGGCTGGTTTCCTATGCCGACTTCATCACCTTGCTGTTTGCTTTTTTCGTGGTGATGTACTCGATCTCGTCGATCAATGAAGGCAAGTACAAGGTCATTTCCGAAGCGCTGGTCGGGGTCTTTACCGACTCCGATCGCTCGCTCAAGCCGATCCCCATCGGTGACGAGCGGCCGAAGACCGTGACCCCGGCCAAGCCGCTGGTCAAGGACAGTGACCAGGTCGATGCCGGTGTCTCCGGCGCCAGCGACCCGCTCAAAAGCATCGCCGACGACATCAGCGCGGCGTTCGGTGACCTGATCAGCTCCAACCAGATGACCGTGCGTGGCAACGAGTTGTGGGTCGAGATCGAGCTCAATTCAAGTCTGTTGTTCGGCAGTGGCGATGCCATGCCCAGCGACATCGCGTTCAACATCATCGACAAGGTCGCGGCGATCCTCAAGCCGTTCGACAACCCGATTCATGTCGAAGGTTTCACTGACGATCAACCGATCCGCACCGCGCAGTACCCGACCAACTGGGAGCTGTCCTCGGCCCGCTCGGCCAGCATCGTGCGCATGTTGGCGATGCAGGGGGTGAACCCCGGTCGCCTGGCTTCGGTCGGTTATGGCGAGTTTCAGCCAGTGGCCAACAACGCCACCGCCGAAGGCCGCGCGCGCAACCGTCGCGTGGTGCTGGTGGTGTCGCGCAACCTCGATGTGCGCCGCAGTCTGACCGGCACCGGAACCGCTAATGCGCAACCGGATGCCGCCTTGAAGCGTGCTGGCACACAAACTGCACCGACCCCGGTCAAGTCGCCGGTACGAGAGAACGCCGTCAATTCTCCGTCACCCGTATTAACACGTTGA
- a CDS encoding CheW domain-containing protein gives MNRPLKTSSRPQLALQSYLDSLLQEVTEELTLPLEAVAEEITAETVLDEFQAAVLEEQARDAAATVTAAPARASVTPVVKAVIEAPAPVMAPVSTIAPLLQALVPPPVEVQPAVVEVQQTLVPPVVEVHLPPSNTPPPVESDGRPSWAAEPFECLLFDVAGLTLAVPLVCLGSIYSLAGHELTPLFGQPEWFLGILPSQAGNLKVLDTARWVMPDRYRDDFKQGLQYVISVQGYEWGLAVHQVSRSLRLDPNEIKWRSHRGQRPWLAGTVIEHMCALLDVASLAELIASGGAKHMSGSKLNHKPTNVK, from the coding sequence ATGAACCGCCCATTGAAGACCTCCTCGCGCCCGCAACTGGCGTTGCAGTCCTACCTGGACAGCCTGCTGCAGGAAGTGACTGAAGAGTTGACGCTGCCCCTGGAGGCAGTGGCCGAGGAGATCACCGCCGAAACCGTGCTGGACGAGTTCCAGGCAGCGGTGCTCGAAGAACAGGCCCGGGATGCCGCCGCGACTGTAACGGCCGCCCCGGCACGGGCATCGGTTACGCCAGTGGTCAAGGCGGTTATCGAAGCGCCGGCACCCGTCATGGCGCCGGTCTCGACCATCGCGCCGTTGCTGCAGGCCCTGGTGCCGCCCCCGGTCGAGGTACAGCCCGCCGTCGTCGAGGTACAGCAGACGCTGGTTCCGCCCGTCGTCGAAGTGCACCTGCCACCGAGCAACACGCCGCCACCGGTGGAGTCCGACGGTCGTCCATCCTGGGCTGCCGAACCGTTCGAGTGCCTGCTGTTCGATGTCGCCGGTTTGACCCTGGCAGTGCCACTGGTGTGCCTGGGGTCGATCTATTCCCTGGCCGGTCACGAGCTGACGCCGCTGTTCGGCCAACCCGAATGGTTCCTGGGCATCCTGCCGAGCCAGGCCGGCAACCTCAAGGTGCTCGATACCGCGCGTTGGGTCATGCCCGATCGCTACCGCGACGATTTCAAGCAGGGCCTGCAATACGTGATTTCGGTGCAAGGCTACGAGTGGGGGCTGGCGGTGCATCAGGTCAGCCGCTCGTTGCGCCTGGACCCGAATGAAATCAAATGGAGAAGTCATCGAGGTCAGCGGCCATGGCTCGCCGGCACGGTGATTGAGCACATGTGCGCCTTGCTCGACGTCGCCTCGTTGGCGGAGTTGATCGCCAGTGGCGGGGCAAAGCACATGTCCGGCAGCAAGCTGAACCACAAACCGACAAACGTTAAATAA